Genomic window (Pseudostreptobacillus hongkongensis):
TGTTACTTCAAGTGATGAATTAAATATAGTTTGTTCGATGATGTCTAAAAATTTAGGAGCTAAAAATGTAGTTACAAGAATTAGATCTAAGGAATATGCAAAACAAGGTCAATTTATTAAAAAGAATCTTAATATAGATTTGCCGATTAATCCAGAATTTAGAACAGCAAGAGAAATTGCAAATCAATTTAAGTTTGTAGGTGATTTTAAAACAGAATCATTATCTAAAGGACTTGTAGAAATAGTTTCATTTAGACTTAATGAAAATAATAAGCTTGTAGGGCTTAAATTAAATGAAATAAGTAAAAATATATTAGTTTGTGCTGTAGAAAGACAAGATGATGTATTTATACCAAGTGGTGATTTTAAACTTGAAAAAGGTGATAGAATACATATAGTATTTTCAGGTAAAAATTTAAATGATATATATAGTATATTAGGTGGAAATGAAAAAAGAGCTAAAAGTGCGTTTATAGTAGGAGCTGGTAAGATAACATATTATCTTTCAAAAGAATTATTAAAACTTGGTATGGAAATTAAGATAATTGATAGTGACCTATGTGTTTGTGAAAATATGGCAGAATTATTACCAGAAGCTACTATTATACACGGTGATGCTACTAATCAAGTTGTTCTTGAAGAAGAAGGAGTCTTTGATTCAGACTCATTTGTAGCCCTTACAGGTAATGATGAAATAAATATACTATTATCACTTTATGCAAAGAATAAGAATGTAAATAAAGTAATAGCTAAAATAAATAACACAAGTTATGGAAATTTAGTTAAAGATTTTGGATTAACTAATGTACTTACACCTAAAGATGTTATAATTGATATAATACTTACTTATGTAAGAGCTATAGAAAATAGTGAAGAAATAGCTGCAGATACTGTATATAGATTAGTTTATAATAAAGTAGAAGCATTAGAATTTAGAGTTTTAGATAATTTTAAAGGAATAGGTATACCTTTAAAAGAATTAAAATTATTAAAAGATATTATAGTTGCTGGTGTTGTTAGAAAAGGTGACTTTATAGTTGCTGATGGTAATTTATCAATAGAACTTAATGACAGAGTTATAATAATTTCATTTAATAAAAGATTACATAACTTGAATGATATAATTAGGTAAGTGGCTATGAATAAGAAATTTATGTTAAAAATTATATCAAAAATAGTTATGATAGAAGGATTTTTAATGCTTTTACCAGCCTTGGTTGGTTTTTACTATAA
Coding sequences:
- the trkA gene encoding Trk system potassium transporter TrkA; protein product: MKVIVVGNGKVGKSVIEQLYTEGHDITVIDKKMQRLEEINNSLDVLCINGDGIDNEVLIEAGVPNADLVIAVTSSDELNIVCSMMSKNLGAKNVVTRIRSKEYAKQGQFIKKNLNIDLPINPEFRTAREIANQFKFVGDFKTESLSKGLVEIVSFRLNENNKLVGLKLNEISKNILVCAVERQDDVFIPSGDFKLEKGDRIHIVFSGKNLNDIYSILGGNEKRAKSAFIVGAGKITYYLSKELLKLGMEIKIIDSDLCVCENMAELLPEATIIHGDATNQVVLEEEGVFDSDSFVALTGNDEINILLSLYAKNKNVNKVIAKINNTSYGNLVKDFGLTNVLTPKDVIIDIILTYVRAIENSEEIAADTVYRLVYNKVEALEFRVLDNFKGIGIPLKELKLLKDIIVAGVVRKGDFIVADGNLSIELNDRVIIISFNKRLHNLNDIIR